The following proteins are encoded in a genomic region of Candidatus Methylospira mobilis:
- the gmd gene encoding GDP-mannose 4,6-dehydratase yields MKKALITGITGQDGSYLAEFLLAKGYEVHGIKRRASLFNTERIDHIYEDPHAPHARLKLHYGDLTDTSNLIRILQEVQPDEVYNLGAQSHVAVSFESPEYTADVDGIGALRLLEGIRFLGLEKKTRFYQASTSELYGLVQEIPQKETTPFYPRSPYAVAKLYAYWITVNYREAYGIYACNGILFNHESSRRGETFVTRKITRGLANIAQGLDSCLFMGNIDALRDWGHAKDYVEMQWLMLQQDRPDDFVIATGKQYDVRTFINKAAAQLGIELAWEGEGVNEQGRIAAISGDKAPAAKVGDIVVKVDPRYFRPAEVETLLGDPTKAREKLGWVPGITLDEMIAEMVAHDLDKARQHALLKSRGFKVSVGRE; encoded by the coding sequence ATGAAAAAGGCTTTGATTACTGGCATTACCGGCCAGGATGGCTCATATTTGGCTGAATTCCTATTGGCCAAAGGTTACGAGGTTCACGGAATCAAGCGCCGCGCCTCTTTATTCAATACGGAACGCATCGATCATATCTACGAGGATCCCCACGCTCCACATGCGCGGCTGAAGCTGCACTACGGCGATTTGACGGATACATCGAACCTGATCCGCATTTTACAGGAAGTTCAACCGGATGAAGTTTATAACCTTGGCGCGCAGTCGCATGTTGCGGTAAGTTTCGAGTCGCCGGAATATACTGCCGACGTGGATGGGATAGGCGCCTTGCGTCTGCTGGAGGGCATTCGTTTTCTGGGCTTGGAGAAGAAAACACGCTTTTACCAGGCCAGTACCTCGGAGCTGTACGGTCTGGTTCAGGAAATCCCTCAAAAGGAAACGACGCCTTTCTACCCCCGCTCTCCCTACGCCGTCGCCAAGCTATATGCTTACTGGATCACGGTCAACTATCGGGAAGCTTACGGTATCTATGCCTGTAACGGCATACTTTTCAACCACGAATCCTCACGACGTGGAGAAACCTTCGTAACCCGCAAGATTACCCGAGGTCTTGCCAATATTGCTCAGGGTCTTGATAGCTGTCTGTTCATGGGCAACATCGACGCTCTGCGCGATTGGGGACACGCCAAGGATTATGTAGAAATGCAGTGGTTGATGCTGCAGCAGGATCGGCCCGACGATTTCGTTATCGCCACCGGCAAGCAGTACGACGTACGCACATTTATTAATAAAGCTGCCGCACAGCTGGGCATCGAACTTGCTTGGGAGGGCGAGGGCGTAAATGAGCAGGGACGTATAGCCGCAATCAGTGGAGACAAAGCGCCGGCAGCGAAAGTCGGCGATATTGTCGTTAAAGTCGACCCTCGTTACTTCCGCCCCGCCGAAGTGGAAACGCTGCTTGGTGATCCGACCAAGGCCAGAGAGAAGCTGGGGTGGGTGCCAGGCATTACCCTGGACGAGATGATAGCAGAGATGGTTGCTCACGATCTGGACAAGGCCAGGCAGCACGCTTTGCTTAAAAGCCGTGGGTTCAAGGTTTCCGTGGGGCGTGAATAA